The following are from one region of the Micromonas commoda chromosome 12, complete sequence genome:
- the TIC55-6 gene encoding chloroplast envelope protein translocase family (inner chloroplast membrane translocase (import) Tic55), whose product VASSATPPASWYFDPLVVPTLEREKVFAKGWTWAGRLDQVATNGSYLVGATGTVKYVVVRGEDGVLRAFHNACRHHGMEIANCPKSTAKCFACPYHGWTYDLDGSLVKATKIGGMRDFVVAEHGLKPIRVAEWGPFVMLRLGDPATEEEEEEEEEEEAPIEAWMGPDVAAKISASWSDDPKSMRFVARREYRLRCNWKVFADNYLDGGYHVPFAHPALVTDGVDMRKYETEVYGEYVSVQTHGAPAAELTRLGDSALYAFVYPNLMINRYGPWMDVNVVLPTGPNECMVLFDYFIRADATGATDAFVNESLRASDAVQSEDKWLCEKVQGGLESPGYGTGRYAPAMEAAMYHFHRRLWRDLTAE is encoded by the exons gtcgcctcaTCCGCCACGCCCCCCGCTTCGTGGTACTTCGACCCCCTCGTCGTTCCGACGCTGGAGCGGGAAAAAGTCTTCGCCAAGGGTTGGACCTGGGCCGGCCGTCTCGACCAGGTGGCGACGAACGGGTCCTACCTCGTGGGTGCCACCGGTACGGTCAAGTACGTCGTGGTGAggggcgaggatggcgttTTGCGCGCGTTTCACAACGCGTGCAGGCACCACGGGATGGAaatcgc GAACTGTCCGAAATCCACCGCGAAGTGCTTCGCGTGCCCGTACCACGGCTGGACCTACGACCTCGACGGCTCGCTCGTCAAGGCGACCAAGATCGGCGGGATGAGGGatttcgtcgtcgccgaacacGGCCTGAAACCCATACGGGTCGCGGAGTGGGGACCGTTCGTGATGCTCCGCCTGGGTgacccggcgacggaggaggaggaggaggaggaggaggaggaggaggcgcctaTAGAGGCGTGGATGGGaccggacgtcgccgcgaagataTCCGCGTCGTGGTCGGACGACCCGAAGTCGATGCGTttcgtcgcgcggcgagagTACCGCCTCCGGTGCAACTGGAAAGTGTTCGCGGACAACTACCTGGACGGAGGGTACCACGTGCCGTTCGCGCATCCGGCGCTCGTGACGGACGGGGTGGACATGAGAAAGTACGAGACGGAAGTTTACGGCGAGTACGTCTCCGTGCAGACG CACGGGGCTCCAGCCGCGGAGTTGACCAGGCTGGGCGACTCCGCGCTCTACGCGTTCGTCTACCCGAACCTGATGATCAACCGGTACGGGCCGTGGATGGACGTCAACGTCGTGTTACCCACCGGACCGAACGAGTGCATGGTTTTGTTCGACTATTtcatccgcgccgacgccacggGGGCGACGGATGCGTTTGTGAACGAATCGCTCCGAgcgtcggacgcggtgcaatcg GAGGACAAATGGCTGTGCGAGAAGGTTCAGGGCGGGCTCGAGTCGCCGGGGTACGGAACCGGGCggtacgcgcccgcgatggaggcggcgatgtaTCACTTTCACCGGCGGCTGTGGCGAGAtctcaccgcggag
- a CDS encoding predicted protein, whose protein sequence is MSTIAPPPMSTPTRPARPLPASVPYLPHDDVDGGSSLGDPTASAVVALLDANLRALLRMDAGEFWRHIAHDPSVARALDTYLQHRRRPYDPTKTRASQRSAASEDEDLDDRLARRVFMTLRRLATIERDDPLAPTRAARARTLTELGLVRAPTVLDVCAIYGPDNPRATSALTRDLLRILGPSLEDDLAAVGAIAAVDLERRADALVEAAFAGDEAGGLGLGAPAGTAQLALEYFRDVASTIVELIRAVPALASRIDEGSRPSPAPRTSTFGEMTVVEEGGAEGVCRGGAFAEGAVTHRGALAAAADRIASETIPMIETSAEAFAAGTAGGEGDGAGGGAVAVACAAASSAMETLLRVMRDPPPPSSPEEDLADADGDYVVDDDDDVDASMAGKIESLRALFPDQYGDGYLALALDAFGGDPESAAGALLEGDLPAALRGIDPTLTPAAYSAMKMKTKTKRGAAGQTGPAPVAAPAALRGPWASRGGIEAQPASFPSDGATNVRGGFIRRKGDHRDRAGNRTWDLRTTADDRAATLARCAELEYDDEYDDSFDELAEVANVGSTAGEVSEGPPAGGPSGASGRSNANANARAGGQGQGASANKAYWIADGRVYHSKKEGATRIQAGGVEEAARLAAAQSAASRDEVHGLGAGGNRAAFDARAAPFTPGGGERGPGGGGRGEGVGGAKAGAGVGGGRGAGGRNNRGGGALEHQRKKHFRKDAAARKMSKGAGAPQ, encoded by the coding sequence ATGTCtacgatcgcgccgccgccgatgtcgacgccgacgcgtcccgcgcggccgtTGCCCGCGTCCGTGCCGTACCTCccccacgacgacgtcgacggcggttcgtcgctcggcgatcccaccgcgtccgcggtcgtcgcgctcctcgacgccaaccttcgcgcgctgctccgGATGGACGCCGGTGAGTTCTGGCGGCACATCGCGCACGACCCCtccgtggcgcgcgcgctggacaCGTACCTCCAGCACCGTCGCAGGCCCTACGATccgacgaagacgcgcgcctcccaacgctccgccgcctccgaggacgaggacctcgacgaccgcctcgcgcgcagGGTCTTCATGACCCTCCGCaggctcgcgacgatcgagcgcgacgatccgctcgcgcccacgcgcgcggcccgcgcgcggacgctgaccgagctcggcctcgtccgcgcccccaCGGTGCTCGACGTCTGCGCCATCTACGGCCCGGacaacccgcgcgcgacgtcggcgttgACGCGCGACCTGCTTCGCATCCTCGGCCCTTcgctcgaggacgacctcgccgcggtgggcgcgatcgccgcggtggacctcgagcgacgcgcggacgccctcgtcgaggctgcgttcgcgggcgacgaagccggcgggttagggttaggggcgcccgccgggacggcacagctggcgttGGAGTATTTCCGagacgtcgcgtcgaccaTCGTCGAGTTGATACGCGCGGTCCCCGCGTTGGCCTCGCGCATCGACGAGGGGTCGCGCccttcccccgcgccgcgaacgtccaCGTTCGGGGAGATGACGGTGGTGGAGgaagggggtgccgagggggtgTGCCGAGGGGGTGCCTTCGCCGagggggcggtgactcatCGGGGCgcgttggccgccgccgcggatcgaaTCGCGAGCGAGACTATCCCGATGATCGagacgtcggcggaggcgttcgcggccgggacggcgggcggggagggtGACGGGGCGGGCGGAGGTGCCGTGGcggtcgcgtgcgccgcggcgtcgtccgcgatggaGACGCTCCTGAGGGTCATGCGtgatcctcctcctccttcctcCCCGGAAGAagacctcgcggacgcggacggcgattacgtcgtcgacgacgacgacgacgtcgacgcgtcgatggcgggaAAGATCGAATCGCTCCGGGCGTTGTTCCCCGATCAATACGGCGACGGGTacctggcgctcgcgctggacgcgttcGGGGGCGACccggagtcggcggcgggcgcgctgctcgagggGGATttgcccgcggcgctgcgcggGATCGACCCGACGTTAACGCCGGCCGCGTACAGCGCGATGAAAATGAAAACGAAGACGAAACGAGGGGCCGCCGGCCAGACGGGACCcgcacccgtcgcggcgcccgcggcgttgaggGGCCCGTGGGCGTCCCGGGGTGGTATCGAAGCACAGCCGGCGTCATTTCCGTCCGACGGTGCGAcgaacgtccgcggcggtttcATTCGCCGCAAGGGCGAtcaccgcgaccgcgccgggaaTCGAACCTGGGACCTTCGaaccaccgcggacgaccgcgccgccaccctcgcgcgatgcgccgagctcgagtacgacgacgagtacgacgattccttcgacgagctcgccgaggttgcGAACGTGggatcgacggcgggggaggtTTCCGAGGGTCCGCCGGCGGGCGGGCCGTCCGGAGCTTCCGGTCGATCGAACGCCAACGCAAACGCTCGAGCCGGGggacaaggccaaggcgcgagcgcgaacaAGGCGTACTGGATCGCGGACGGGAGGGTGTACCACTCGAAGAaggagggcgcgacgaggatccaagccggcggcgtcgaggaagccgcgcggctggcggcggcgcagtcggcggcgtcgcgagacGAGGTGCACggcttgggcgcgggggggaaCAGGGCGGctttcgacgcgcgcgccgcgccgttcacgccgggcggcggggaaaggggaccgggcggcgggggaagaGGGGAGGGGGTCGGCGGGGCGAAAGCCGGGGCTGGGGTCGGCGGGGGAagaggcgcggggggtcgaaacaaccgcggcggcggcgcgctcgagcatcAGCGAAAGAAACACTTTCggaaggacgccgcggcgaggaagatgaGCAAGGGCGCGGGGGCTCCGCAATAG
- a CDS encoding predicted protein yields the protein MRTDCRVEREKKTWKYNSYRAPTRTADMLRIALFLTLVTGASAAFEAVVNCTVLAKDNSCNAVTASALAASTSTFCTSLVAPAKDNNCLYDGTDKKCNYQGGGMDLKHTEWMTAEQKACYAGDSTTDTKAKCTALTGCYWIAKGGDDTAAGSSCGYPLAGLEATANGKSATAVQIAYLRASFMEDVCTVVSKDKATCNADARCTWNFDGKCVPSMNAQINNLVEGSCNTEADTLAKTLGATTAAATAAVGSGAAGFSSFAVVVSALVAALSLIA from the coding sequence ATGAGGACCGACTGCCGTGTTGAACGCGAAAAAAAAACGTGGAAGTACAATTCATATCGCGCTCCAACACGCACCGCCGACATGCTCCGCATCGCCCTCTTCCTCACGCTCGTCACtggcgcatccgccgccttcgaggCCGTGGTGAATTGCACGGTGCTCGCGAAGGACAACTCGTGCAACGCGGTCAcagcgtccgcgctcgccgcctcaACCTCGACATTTTGCACGTCATTGGTTGCTCCCGCCAAGGACAACAACTGCTTGTATGACGGCACTGATAAAAAATGCAACTACCAGGGTGGTGGCATGGACCTCAAGCATACGGAGTGGATGACCGCTGAGCAGAAAGCATGCTACGCCGGTGACTCTACGACGGACACCAAAGCCAAGTGCACGGCGCTCACCGGTTGCTACTGGATCGCCAAGGGTGGAGACGATACCGCCGCGGGTAGTTCGTGCGGCTACCCACTCGCAGGCCTTGAAGCGACCGCAAACGGCaagagcgccaccgccgtccaGATTGCGTACCTCAGGGCGTCTTTCATGGAGGACGTCTGCACTGTCGTCTCGAAGGACAAGGCCACCTgcaacgcggacgcgcgttGCACGTGGAATTTCGACGGCAAGTGCGTCCCCTCCATGAACGCCCAGATCAACAACCTGGTCGAGGGCAGCTGCAACACCGAGGCCGATACCTTGGCGAAAACGTTgggcgccaccaccgccgccgcgaccgccgccgtcggctccggcgccgcgggcttctccagcttcgccgtcgtcgtctccgcgctcgtcgccgcgctctccctcATCGCGTGA
- a CDS encoding predicted protein yields the protein MNCLRVIDDLRHWRYFAVSTRARTGEQSDCRHVTRSNARRIGRPHSRRARMSTAAGRAAPSAQAGADGVSRRDIAALVYNYLRSNGFAQAAKQFRTDADPLLAPFRNRVPTGVVGLEHIVGEYVAARTRDAARRAAMEANPLARRMYEQLDDYAMTTAGIAPPAHARTYPGPPTRRHHLPSDDDAAFPAAAAAQRGRGPRPILPAPTREERERMAAAAAAAASARAHAAAGAGPNPSVQIHPNPNPNANPNANSPRRRKPTTAPPRVTTAEPPMGSLMDDVLPEEGGGWRPYELPRELSDARVQERLAEYIVGVVRGGGGIDAGSPGGWGGSGGLGTLGGSGAALGVGVGGVGVVDGASSSPGAARAGAAERGVHLTDRDVEELTSQLWDDAELGALLAPLLGPAGGGERNPRVGGGTLTLGGGTTSAGPSPLGARGRTAGGTVGGGRVGVYSRGGVEGDAFADPPAPAAVAHRVGSKRRKGIAPAKSRAVPSGGANLPPELRGVDLDNLLDGIEY from the exons ATGAACTGTTTACGCGTGATCGACGATTTGAGACATTGGCGCTATTTCGCCgtttcgacgcgcgcccgcaCAGGCGAACAGTCCGATTGTCGTCACGTGACGAGATCGAACGCGAGAAGGATCGGTCGCCCAcactcgcggcgggcgcgaatGAGCACCGCGGctgggcgcgccgccccgtcggcgcaagccggcgccgacggggtaTCGCGCCGGGAtatcgccgcgctggtgtACAACTACCTCAGATCCAACGGCTTCG cgcaggcggcgaagCAGTTCAGGACGGACGCGGAtcccctcctcgcgcccttcCGCAACCGCGTCCccaccggcgtcgtcggactcgagcacatcgtcggcgagtacgtcgccgcacgaacgcgcgacgccgcgaggcgcgcggcgatggaagccaacccgctcgcgcggcggatgtACGAGCAGCTAGACGACTACGCcatgacgacggcggggatcgcgccgcccgcgcacgCCCGGACGTATCCcggaccgccgacgcgtcgtcatcatcttccatccgacgacgacgccgccttcccggccgccgccgccgcgcaacgcggacgcggaccgCGGCCCATCCtcccggcgcccacgcgggaggaacgcgagcgcatggccgccgcggccgccgcggccgcgtcagCCCGGgcacacgccgccgcgggagccggtCCAAATCCATCGGTCCAAATCCATCCAAATCCAAATCCAAACGCAAATCCAAATGCAAATTCACCGCGAAGGCGCaagccgacgacggctccCCCGCGCGTGACCACCGCCGAACCCCCCATGGGCTCGCTCATggacgacgtcctcccggaggagggaggcggcTGGCGGCCGTACGAGCTACCGCGCGAGctcagcgacgcgcgcgtgcagGAGAGGCTGGCCGAGTACATCGTCGGCGTAGTGCGTGGCGGGGGGGGGATTGACGCGGGCAGCCCCGGCGGTTGGGGCGGCTCGGGAGGTTTGGGAACTTTGGGCGGCTCGGGAGCAGCTTTGGGAGtaggcgtcggcggcgtcggcgtcgtcgacggggcgtcttcgtcgccgggagccgcgcgcgcgggagccgccgagCGGGGCGTGCATCTCACCGACCGCGACGTGGAGGAGTTGACGTCGCAGTTgtgggacgacgcggagctgGGTGCGCTGTTGGCTCCGCTGCTGGGTCCGGCGGGAGGTGGGGAGAGGAACCCTAGGGTTGGGGGAGGAACCCTAACCCTGGGAGGGGGaacgacgtccgcggggccgtcgccgctcggggcgagggggcggacggcgggggggACGGTGGGCGGGGGTCGAGTTGGGGTCTATTCTCGAGGTGGGGTCGAGGGAGACGCGTTCGCggacccgccggcgcccgccgcggtcgcacACCGCGTGGGTTCGAAGCGGAGGAAGGgaatcgcgcccgcgaagagccgcgcggtgccgagTGGGGGCGCGAACCTGCCGCCggagctgcgcggcgtcgacctcgacaaCCTGCTGGACGGCATAGAGTACTGA
- a CDS encoding predicted protein has product YGALNVTSSANATEIRGKYRRLALQYHPDKLSHLPKSKRRKAEENFKIIAEGKEVLSDPGRREEYDRV; this is encoded by the coding sequence TACGGCGCCCTGAACGTCACGTCCTCCGCCAACGCCACCGAGATCCGCGGCAAGTACCGTCGGCTCGCGCTGCAGTACCACCCCGACAAGCTCTCGCACCTCCCAAAGTCCAAGCGGCgaaaggcggaggagaactTCAAGATCATCGCCGAGGGCAAGGAGGTGCTGAGCGACCCGGGAAGGCGGGAGGAGTACGACAGGGTC
- a CDS encoding predicted protein translates to QICDDFVCKSSPAVESSLRQIATDICAIREDKRSLNPFAVDVKYDDGERKFEGREGFANHTYIKDNVDDARAAVTEMRMGDLDAATIVWRLQGRNSGGAIDVEVTTTLRLNLITGRATEVTERWDPAGSDAGAAAVLASSRKATALPKNIADAAARLGKSIEEKFGSSDDGEMKDVYVDPNDPMKFFTNNNTPQDDYLQIALFLAAIYLVVKLL, encoded by the coding sequence CAAATCTGCGACGATTTCGTGTGTAAatcgtccccggcggtggAGAGCTCGCTGCGGCAGATCGCGACGGACATCTGCGCCATCCGAGAGGACAAGCGCTCCTTGAACCcgttcgcggtggacgtcaagtacgacgacggcgaacgaAAGTTCGAGGGCAGAGAGGGCTTCGCGAACCACACGTACATCAAGGAtaacgtcgacgacgcgagggcggcggtgacggagaTGCGCATgggcgacctcgacgccgcgacgatcgtgTGGAGGCTCCAGGGACGcaacagcggcggcgcgatcgacgtggaggtgacgacgacgctgaGACTGAACCTCATCACGGGCAGGGCGACGGAGGTGACCGAGCGATGGGACCCCGCGGGtagcgacgcgggcgccgcggcggtgctggcgtcgtcgcgcaaagcgacggcgctgcccaagaacatcgccgacgccgccgcgaggttaGGGAAATCCATCGAGGAAAAGTTTggctcgagcgacgacggcgagatgAAGGACGTCTACGTGGACCCGAACGATCCGATGAAGTTCTTCACCAACAACAACACGCCGCAGGACGATTACCTGCAGATCGCGCTGTTCTTGGCCGCCATCTACCTGGTGGTGAagctgctc
- the PGI gene encoding phosphoglucose isomerase (Phosphoglucose isomerase. Phosphoglucose isomerase catalyses the interconversion of glucose-6-phosphate and fructose-6-phosphate.), translated as MVVAQGVPDVSVDDAPALISTTDAWKDLAAHKEEIDKTHLRDLIEDQKRCEALTVEYNGVYCDYARQRVTEETMTKLYELADEANLKGKINAMFSGEHINSTEDRAVLHVATRAPRNKVINVDGKNVVPDVWDVLDKIKDFTEKVRNGEWLGHTGKPLTSVVAIGIGGSFLGPLFVHTALRTCGEAAEGARGRQLRFLANVDPVDVARSLNGLDPETTLVVVVSKTFTTAETMLNARTVRQWIIASLGQEAVKKHMVAVSTNLKLVGEFGIDPDNAFAFWDWVGGRYSVCSAVGMLPLSLQYGFETMEKFLEGAWNIDEHFATAPFEENVPVTLGLLSVWNVSFLDCPARAILPYTQALAKLAPHIQQVAMESNGKGVSIDGQPLPYDTGEIDFGEPGTNGQHSFYQLIHQGRTIPCDFIGIIKSQQSVYLKGEIVSNHDELMCNFFAQADALAVGKTAVQLRSENCPDSLIPHKTFTGNRPSLSIMLPALNAYTTGQILAIYEHRVATQGFIWGLNSFDQWGVELGKVLASKVRATMNEKRTKGEKMSDKDGFNPSTTAMLNRYLEGKAQLKYAEPEDVFPCDLIDSDECRPPTSYA; from the exons atggtcgtcgcgcagggcgttcccgacgtctccgtcgacgacgcccccgcgctcatcTCCACCACCGACGCGTGGAAAGATCTCGCCGCGCAcaaggaggagatcgacaAGACGCACCTCAGGGACCTCATCGAGGACCAGAAGCGATGCGAGGCTCTCACCGTCGAGTACAACGGCGTGTACTGCGACTACGCCAGGCAGCGCGTCACCGAGGAGACGATGACGAAGCTCTACGAACTCGCGGATGAGGCGAACCTCAAGGGCAAGATCAACGCCATGTTCTCGGGCGAGCACATCAACTCCACGGAGGACCGCGCCGTGCTCCacgtcgccacgcgcgccCCACGGAACAAGGTGATCAACGTCGACGGTAAGaacgtcgtccccgacgtcTGGGACGTCCTCGACAAGATCAAGGATTTCACCGAGAAGGTTCGCAACGGCGAGTGGCTCGGGCACACCGGCAAGCCGCTcacctccgtcgtcgccatcggcatcggcggctcCTTCCTCGGTCCGCTCTTCGTGCACACCGCGCTGCGCACCTGCGGAgaagccgcggagggcgccagGGGCAGGCAGCTTCGTTTCCTCGCCAACGTCGatcccgtcgacgtcgcgcgatcgctcaacg GCCTCGACCCCGAGACTACGCTGGTCGTGGTGGTGTCCAAGACGTTCACCACCGCGGAGACGATGCTCAACGCGCGCACCGTGCGCCAGTGGATCATCGCGTCCCTCGGCCAGGAGGCTGTCAAGAAGCACATGGTGGCGGTGAGCACCAACCTcaagctcgtcggcgagttCGGCATCGACCCCGACAACGCGTTCGCGTTTTGGGACTGGGTCGGAGGTCGGTACTCCGTGTGCTCCGCGGTGGGGATGCTCCCGCTGTCGCTCCAGTACGGTTTCGAAACGATGGAGAAGTTTCTGGAAGGGGCCTGGAACATCGACGAGCacttcgccaccgcgccgttcgaGGAGAACGTTCCGGTTACGCTCGGGCTGCTCTCCGTGTGGAACGTCTCCTTCCTCGACTGCCCGGCGAGGGCCATCCTGCCGTACacgcaggcgctcgccaagctggCGCCGCACATCCAGCAGGTGGCGATGGAGTCTAACGGTAAGGGCGTGTCCATCGACGGGCAGCCGCTGCCTTACGACACCGGCGAGATTGACTTTGGCGAGCCCGGCACCAACGGTCAGCACTCCTTCTACCAGCTCATCCATCAGGGTCGCACCATCCCGTGCGACTTTATCGGGATCATCAAGTCGCAGCAGTCCGTCTACCTCAAGGGCGAGATCGTCTCCAACCACGACGAGCTCATGTGCAACTTCTTCGCGCAGGctgacgccctcgcggtgggcAAGACGGCTGTGCAGCTGAGGTCCGAGAACTGCCCGGATTCCCTCATCCCGCACAAGACGTTCACCGGCAACCGCCCGAGCCTCTCCATCATGCTCCCCGCACTGAACGCGTACACCACCGGTCAGATCCTCGCCATCTACGAGCACCGCGTGGCGACCCAGGGTTTCATCTGGGGACTCAACTCGTTCGACCAGTGGGGCGTCGAACTCGGCAAGGTGCTCGCGTCCAAGGTTCGCGCCACCATGAACGAGAAGCGGACCAAGGGCGAGAAGATGAGCGACAAGGACGGCTTCAAcccgtccaccaccgcgatGCTCAACAGGTACCTGGAGGGTAAGGCGCAGCTGAAGTACGCCGAGCCGGAGGATGTGTTCCCGTGCGATCTCATCGACAGCGACGAGTGCAGGCCGCCCACCTCGTACGCGTGA
- a CDS encoding predicted protein, giving the protein VLVVGSTGGVGQLVVAKLLDAGYVVRAVSRNVDAARGLFGSQPNLELRVADLRDADALDASEICVGVDAVVSCTGTTAFPSARWKDDNGPEQTDFVGIRNLVNATRAQSPSCKRFVLVSSIGVERTNQMPFVILNLFGVLKHKRAGELALESSGIPYTVLRPGRLTDGPYTSYDINTLLKATSGTRRAVDIAEGDTLTPEETSRIVVADCAVAALS; this is encoded by the coding sequence GTGCTCGTCGTGGGcagcaccggcggcgtcggccagctcgtcgtcgccaagctcctcgacgcggggtacgtcgtccgcgcggtgtCCAGaaacgtcgacgccgcgcggggcttGTTCGGCTCCCAACCGAacctcgagctgcgcgtcgcggatctcagggacgccgacgcgctcgacgcgtcggaaatatgcgtcggcgtcgacgccgtcgtgtcGTGCACGGGCACCACCGCGTTTCCATCGGCGCGATGGAAAGACGACAACGGGCCGGAACAGACGGATTTCGTGGGCATCCGCAACCTGGtgaacgcgacgcgagcgcagTCCCCGTCGTGCAAACGGTTCGTGCTCGTGTCGAgcatcggcgtcgagcggaCGAATCAGATGCCCTTCGTCATACTCAACCTCTTCGGCGTCCTCAAGCAcaagcgcgcgggcgagctcgcgctggaaTCGTCGGGCATCCCGTACACGGTGCTCCGACCCGGCCGGCTCACCGACGGACCGTACACGTCCTACGACATCAACACCCTGCTCAAGGCCACGAGCGGAACGCGAAGGGCGGTGGACATCGCGGAAGGGGACACGTTGACGCCGGAGGAGACGAGTCGGATCGTGGTGGCGGAttgcgccgtcgcggcgctctcg
- a CDS encoding predicted protein, whose amino-acid sequence MATPVKGGIPPMSPGAGNAVYPVTLNSDTMPRDVLIAIRQRRRHDLPSRVSVCCLPIQWDDAYEFTAPKPRQWWRRLMLYLGCANNDYGGTMFDIIDGLYEEGKINRTQMGQLEALVRVAMGCQFKAEQDIGKHIILGMVAAICGAVVPVVVGIQTTMQDQQMAHYLSYFAIVLSLVQTVAVTLSTVGNYSQSAMSRRMTAAEIKAEIYKFEALAGEYSEPQSHSAQFGKLMFHLAEFRQKAVEIQYAARSGGSDKKGDEKAERKKADTEMKASGNRGV is encoded by the coding sequence ATGGCCACGCCCGTGAAGGGAGGAATCCCGCCGAtgtccccgggcgcgggcaacGCCGTGTATCCGGTGACCCTCAACTCCGATACCAtgccgcgcgacgtcctcaTCGCCATCAGGCAGCGTCGCAGGCACGACCTCCCCAGCCGGGTCTCCGTCTGCTGCCTACCCATCCAATGGGACGACGCCTACGAGTTCACGGCGCCAAAACCGCGTCAGTGGTGGCGGCGGTTGATGTTGTACCTGGGATGCGCGAACAACGACTATGGCGGCACGATGTTCGACATAATCGACGGCCTCTACGAGGAAGGAAAGATCAACAGGACGCAGATGGggcagctcgaggcgctggtcCGCGTCGCCATGGGGTGCCAGTTCAAAGCGGAGCAGGACATCGGAAAGCACATCATACTCGGCATGGTCGCCGCCATATgcggcgcggtcgtgccCGTGGTGGTCGGCATCCAGACCACGATGCAGGACCAGCAGATGGCGCACTACCTCTCCTACTTTGCAATCGTCCTGTCCCTGGTCCAGACAGTCGCCGTCACGCTCAGTACGGTGGGCAACTACTCGCAGTCCGCGATGTCGCGCCggatgaccgccgcggagatcaaAGCGGAGATTTACAAGTTCGAGGCATTGGCGGGCGAGTACTCAGAACCGCAGTCCCACAGCGCGCAGTTCGGCAAGCTCATGTTCCATCTGGCGGAGTTCAGGCAGAAGGCTGTGGAGATCCAAtacgccgcgcggagcggcggGTCGGACAAGAAGGGCGACGAGAAGGCCGAGCGCAAGAAGGCGGACACGGAGATGAAAGCCTCGGGCAATCGCGGGGTGTGA